The sequence CATTCCTCTCGAAACGAATCCTGGAATAAATCCTGAATATCCTGAAGGAACCTCGGGAGATTGGAGCGACCATGCCCCATTCAAGGCAAAAGGAATCACGATTGCTTATTTTGAAGCAACCAACTGGGGACTTGGCGATCTGGATGGCTATACACAAACCGAGAAACACGGTGGTATTTGGCATACACAGAATGATCATCTTGAATTTTTAGATAGAGAATTCCCTGGCCGTGTTCAAGAACATCTTAATCATTTCACGAATATGCTTACTTGGGTTTTAGCTGACATTAAAAAGGAACTTTAAAAATAAAATACACCATCCAGTCTCATCTGGATGGTGCATTCATGTATAGCTAAAATTCTCCACTACGATGTAAAAAGGCTCAAAATAAAAAAATAAATGGATAAAAAACTGCGGTTGTAGATAGGTAAGTTAGGAGGATTAAGGCAATCCACGATTTCCGAAATACTACGTAGAGGATCGAAACACCCTAAAAAAGATACCATCACCAAATACTGCTTGTTTTCATTCGAATAGAATCGGGTACATATTATTATCACCTAAAACAAGGAGGTTATTGAAATGAAAAAAGAAAACAACAACTCTCTTGAGCAGGAAAGGAAAAAAGAACATAATATTGACATCGAACCTCAGCGTGAAGGGGCAAAAACAAAGCAGAAAGAGGAAAAGAAATAATTAGACAGGATAAAGCTTAAGTCCAGTAGGGGTTAACGATTGCTAGCAGATATACGAAAATTGTTAGATAAATACCTATAACGAACAAGTAGTATTTAAGCTTTTTCTATTTAAAATAGGGGTCCTACCAACAAAACGCGGAAAATATACGCTAAAGAATTTTCAGGTTAAAAAAGCTGATTTCTCCTACTATAAGGGAGTATCATCAGGTAAATACTGTAAGAAAATCCAAATATAAGAAAGCCTAATTTCTTGTTTTTAACACAGAGAAATTAGGCTTTGTTGCATTAGTAAAGCGCCTGTTTATGGAGGATGTTATTGAAGAT is a genomic window of Niallia sp. XMNu-256 containing:
- a CDS encoding 3-methyladenine DNA glycosylase, encoding MKKENNNSLEQERKKEHNIDIEPQREGAKTKQKEEKK